From a region of the Fervidicoccaceae archaeon genome:
- a CDS encoding helix-turn-helix domain-containing protein, with protein MKLSEEISARLLRDIFEEVHNELKKSNFRYVKIERPERSDKRSIDIIAWSQNDNKKRIHLKITVDSAQISGDELRDLKAMSRASSSKPLIIGEFERKIDLHDEVIYMKDDVPVINPTTLSRLLEKSKDLYIISRRGEFVVKIKGEKLRKKREELGYSLGEVAERLGVSRKAIYEYERNTFGVRIDYAEDLLDMFGEDIAEPFDIFSHEPKIVPSQEKVESRVEREIAEVLRSLGADIYSTKKTFFDLAAKVGSKGLLIGYERASSPLSIREKAEELAKISEFDDIMGIIVLREGSEKMRELSEGEVKYVEERRIGSIKELI; from the coding sequence ATGAAGCTGAGCGAAGAAATATCTGCTAGACTACTCAGAGATATCTTCGAGGAAGTTCATAATGAGCTGAAAAAGTCAAATTTTAGATATGTAAAGATCGAAAGGCCCGAGAGATCGGATAAAAGGAGCATCGACATAATAGCATGGTCTCAGAACGATAACAAAAAGAGGATACACCTAAAAATAACTGTGGATAGTGCTCAGATCAGCGGGGATGAGTTGAGAGATCTCAAGGCAATGAGCAGAGCCTCGAGCTCTAAGCCTCTTATCATAGGAGAGTTTGAGAGGAAAATCGATCTGCATGATGAAGTAATATACATGAAAGACGATGTTCCAGTGATAAATCCAACAACTCTCAGCAGGTTACTGGAAAAATCAAAAGATTTGTACATAATATCAAGGAGAGGCGAATTCGTAGTGAAGATAAAGGGAGAAAAGCTTAGGAAGAAGAGAGAAGAATTGGGTTACAGCCTGGGTGAAGTCGCAGAAAGATTGGGAGTTTCCAGAAAAGCAATATACGAGTACGAGAGGAATACGTTTGGAGTTAGAATTGATTATGCGGAAGATCTTCTTGATATGTTTGGTGAGGACATAGCAGAGCCATTCGACATATTCTCACATGAGCCCAAAATTGTTCCATCTCAGGAGAAAGTGGAGAGCAGAGTTGAAAGGGAAATAGCTGAAGTTTTGAGAAGCTTGGGAGCAGATATCTATAGTACTAAGAAAACATTTTTTGATTTAGCGGCAAAGGTTGGAAGCAAGGGACTCTTGATAGGCTATGAGAGAGCCTCATCTCCACTTAGCATAAGAGAAAAAGCAGAGGAGCTTGCCAAAATCAGCGAGTTTGATGATATAATGGGGATCATTGTCCTTAGAGAGGGAAGCGAGAAAATGAGGGAGCTGAGCGAAGGAGAAGTGAAATATGTTGAGGAGAGAAGAATTGGGAGTATAAAGGAACTCATATGA
- a CDS encoding nucleoside-triphosphatase codes for MKIFITGPPRSGKTTLIRRLLSFMNEHNISYSGFFTPEIRKNGFRAGFQLVFLPSWRTVELASIEKKPGYEMRHGKYWLNPAAGGEILSALSSAIESSSVQVIVIDEIGPMELVYHKAEEAFLEAIISDKNLLSTFHISLKFRSPRLYAEIKEKGNIINLGEMEAEKAYSVASTQLSSLGRQ; via the coding sequence GTGAAAATATTCATCACAGGTCCTCCTCGCTCTGGAAAGACTACGCTAATAAGAAGACTTCTCTCATTCATGAATGAGCACAATATATCATATTCTGGATTTTTCACTCCAGAAATTAGAAAGAATGGCTTCAGAGCAGGTTTCCAGCTCGTCTTCCTTCCATCTTGGAGAACAGTAGAGCTGGCTTCAATAGAGAAAAAACCTGGATATGAAATGAGGCATGGAAAGTATTGGCTAAATCCAGCAGCTGGAGGAGAAATTTTATCTGCTCTGAGCTCCGCTATTGAGAGTAGCAGCGTCCAGGTCATTGTCATAGATGAAATAGGCCCTATGGAGCTTGTATATCACAAAGCAGAAGAAGCCTTTTTGGAGGCAATTATTTCAGATAAGAATCTTCTTTCCACATTTCACATTTCATTGAAATTTCGCAGTCCAAGACTATATGCAGAAATAAAAGAAAAGGGAAATATAATAAACCTCGGCGAGATGGAAGCAGAGAAGGCATATTCAGTTGCCTCAACCCAGCTTAGTTCATTAGGGAGGCAATGA
- the gatE gene encoding Glu-tRNA(Gln) amidotransferase subunit GatE, with the protein MENAIDWKKLGLKVGLEIHQQLHTHRKLFCNCPAVLIEGGEEEVFERRLRPTRSELGEVDIAAYFEWQKGKSYEYHAPRQASCLVEADEEPPHQMNLEAIKISLGIALALNSTPVDEIHVMRKIVIDGSNTTGFQRTALVSIGGEFEVKGKKHKIQTICVEEDAARKGEEKGDRTSYILDRLGIPLIEISTAPDIESPEEAQEVASWIGTLLRLTGNVRRGIGSIRQDLNVSIEGGEKVEIKGVQELELLPKAIAYEALRQMRLLELREEMRKRGINKGEISFVPIDVSHILKESKSKIVEKNLSKPGGKAYAVLLRKFKGLLKYELQPNRRFGTELADYARFYGDVMGLFHGDELPGYGITEQEVEKIYETIGGNPSEDSFILIVDEENKALRSLKAAVERIKAALEGVPKETRAVLPDGTSKFMRPQPGAARMYPETDIAPIVVTDEIIREAESLRPPTPEKKLKYYVENLGLSLSLAERLVGGEQQELFERLIERLNGKVDATTVASLLMVHMISLKREGVPVERVGEKELLDSLLLLADGKITKEGLPELVKLLAQEPGSDPMELARRAGLLSMSEEEVRAFVRRIIRENENVIREKERKAKNVLMGLAMRELRGKAPGELVARLIDEELRKMLGENK; encoded by the coding sequence ATGGAAAATGCTATTGATTGGAAAAAGCTGGGACTGAAAGTAGGATTGGAAATTCATCAGCAACTCCACACGCATAGAAAGCTATTCTGCAACTGTCCTGCAGTATTAATAGAAGGCGGAGAAGAGGAGGTGTTCGAACGAAGATTGAGACCAACAAGAAGTGAGCTTGGAGAAGTGGACATAGCTGCTTATTTTGAATGGCAGAAAGGAAAAAGCTATGAGTATCATGCCCCAAGACAAGCATCATGTCTGGTTGAGGCAGATGAAGAGCCGCCTCATCAGATGAATTTGGAAGCTATCAAAATTTCTCTTGGCATAGCCCTGGCTCTTAATTCAACACCCGTCGACGAAATTCATGTGATGAGAAAGATTGTCATTGATGGTTCGAACACAACAGGTTTTCAGAGAACTGCTCTTGTTTCCATAGGAGGGGAATTCGAGGTAAAGGGGAAAAAGCATAAGATTCAGACCATTTGTGTTGAAGAAGATGCCGCTAGAAAAGGAGAGGAAAAAGGAGATAGAACTTCCTATATTCTTGATAGGCTTGGAATTCCCTTGATAGAAATTTCGACTGCTCCAGACATAGAGAGTCCAGAGGAAGCACAAGAAGTTGCTTCTTGGATAGGCACTCTTCTCAGGCTCACTGGAAATGTCAGGAGAGGAATCGGAAGCATAAGGCAAGATCTTAACGTTTCGATAGAGGGAGGGGAAAAAGTAGAGATAAAAGGAGTCCAAGAGCTGGAACTGCTTCCAAAGGCTATCGCATATGAGGCACTTAGACAGATGAGACTTCTTGAGCTAAGAGAAGAGATGAGGAAGAGAGGAATAAATAAGGGAGAAATTTCATTCGTTCCAATCGATGTTTCACATATACTAAAAGAGTCAAAGAGCAAAATAGTGGAAAAGAACCTATCAAAGCCAGGAGGAAAAGCATACGCTGTGCTTCTACGTAAATTCAAAGGGCTACTAAAGTATGAGCTTCAACCGAATAGACGCTTTGGAACTGAACTGGCCGATTATGCTAGATTCTATGGGGATGTCATGGGTTTATTCCATGGAGATGAGCTACCTGGATATGGAATAACAGAGCAAGAGGTTGAAAAAATTTATGAAACTATAGGGGGGAATCCAAGCGAGGACAGCTTCATCTTAATTGTAGATGAAGAGAATAAAGCTCTTCGCTCACTTAAAGCGGCTGTTGAACGAATTAAAGCGGCTCTAGAGGGGGTTCCAAAAGAAACACGTGCTGTTCTTCCCGACGGAACAAGCAAATTCATGAGACCCCAGCCGGGAGCTGCGAGAATGTATCCGGAGACGGATATAGCACCTATTGTTGTCACAGATGAAATAATTAGAGAGGCTGAATCACTTCGCCCCCCAACCCCAGAAAAGAAGTTGAAGTATTACGTGGAGAACCTAGGCCTGAGCCTAAGCTTAGCTGAAAGGCTTGTTGGAGGAGAGCAACAGGAGCTTTTTGAAAGGCTTATTGAGAGGTTAAATGGAAAGGTTGATGCTACCACTGTTGCTTCACTTCTCATGGTTCACATGATCTCTCTGAAGAGGGAGGGAGTACCGGTAGAAAGAGTTGGGGAGAAGGAGCTTTTGGACTCTCTCCTGCTCTTGGCTGATGGTAAGATAACTAAGGAGGGACTCCCAGAGCTTGTAAAGCTTCTAGCACAGGAACCTGGAAGCGACCCAATGGAGCTTGCAAGGAGGGCAGGACTTCTGAGTATGAGCGAGGAGGAAGTGAGGGCATTTGTTAGAAGGATAATTAGAGAGAATGAGAATGTTATTAGGGAGAAGGAAAGAAAGGCGAAAAACGTTTTGATGGGATTGGCAATGAGGGAGTTGAGAGGAAAAGCTCCTGGAGAGCTCGTTGCAAGATTGATAGATGAGGAGCTCAGGAAAATGCTTGGAGAAAATAAGTAA
- the gatD gene encoding Glu-tRNA(Gln) amidotransferase subunit GatD, which produces MDRAEKDSLLVPGKRVKIETKNGLVLEGLVLQRYEIFDPGYVTIKLDNGYNVGIKINNILKVEELPEGKRVRAEGFELEAPAGGKKRGKRVHIIATGGTIASKIDYITGGVTPVLSTEELLEMIPELGEIAEISSEILMSIFSENMEPKHWEIISRHVHEILKNDPEKGVVITHGTDTLGYTAAALSFALGKIPSPVAILGSQRSSDRPSSDSAFNLIAGSIYTSADICEVAAVMHGESGDTYALAHRGTRVRKMHTSRRDAFQSISSLPIAKIYPYSGKIVQLRNDARKCGNKREYPQEEVKLHFSDRVALLKFYPGMRSEILDFLVERGIKGLVIEGTGLGHVNEGLIEGIKNAVEKGVTVVMTSQCIFGSVNLNVYSTGRLLLKAGVIGLGNMIPETALVKLSWALGNFRDEEVKEVLLKNIAGEIEDRELPSYFPKWKHD; this is translated from the coding sequence TTGGATAGAGCTGAGAAAGACTCATTGCTTGTTCCTGGGAAAAGAGTAAAAATTGAGACAAAGAATGGCTTAGTTCTTGAGGGTCTGGTGTTACAAAGATATGAGATTTTCGATCCTGGCTATGTGACTATAAAACTTGACAATGGCTACAATGTAGGAATAAAAATTAACAACATACTTAAAGTGGAGGAGCTTCCTGAAGGCAAAAGGGTAAGAGCTGAAGGATTTGAGCTTGAGGCACCTGCGGGAGGAAAAAAGAGAGGCAAAAGAGTGCACATCATAGCAACTGGAGGTACAATAGCAAGCAAAATTGATTACATTACAGGAGGAGTAACACCAGTCCTCAGCACTGAGGAGCTCTTGGAGATGATTCCCGAACTGGGAGAAATAGCGGAAATTTCCAGCGAGATTCTAATGAGCATTTTCAGTGAAAATATGGAACCCAAGCACTGGGAAATCATTTCACGTCATGTTCACGAGATTCTAAAGAATGATCCTGAAAAGGGAGTGGTTATAACTCATGGAACAGATACTCTTGGCTATACAGCAGCAGCCTTAAGCTTTGCGCTTGGTAAGATACCCTCTCCTGTAGCTATTCTGGGCTCTCAGAGAAGCAGCGATAGGCCTAGCAGCGATTCAGCTTTCAACCTAATAGCTGGGTCTATATACACAAGCGCAGACATATGTGAAGTTGCTGCAGTAATGCATGGGGAAAGTGGTGATACGTATGCCCTAGCTCACAGGGGGACAAGAGTGAGAAAGATGCATACGAGTAGGAGAGATGCATTCCAGAGCATCTCCTCGCTTCCAATAGCAAAAATCTATCCCTATTCTGGCAAAATTGTTCAGTTGAGGAATGATGCTAGAAAGTGCGGTAATAAAAGAGAGTATCCCCAGGAAGAAGTGAAGCTGCACTTCTCCGACAGGGTGGCACTTCTGAAATTCTATCCAGGTATGAGAAGTGAAATCTTAGATTTCCTCGTAGAAAGAGGTATTAAGGGGTTAGTAATTGAGGGAACTGGACTAGGTCATGTAAATGAGGGGCTCATTGAAGGTATAAAGAATGCAGTGGAAAAAGGAGTTACTGTTGTTATGACTTCTCAATGCATTTTTGGTTCTGTTAACCTAAATGTGTACAGCACGGGCAGGCTTCTACTAAAAGCTGGAGTAATTGGACTGGGGAACATGATACCTGAAACAGCTCTGGTGAAGCTCTCTTGGGCTCTCGGAAACTTCAGAGATGAAGAAGTGAAGGAAGTTCTGTTGAAAAATATTGCTGGAGAGATCGAAGATAGGGAGCTTCCTTCCTATTTCCCCAAGTGGAAGCATGATTGA
- a CDS encoding acetate--CoA ligase family protein, which yields MSEKVKDIIAEAKKQGRKKLLEHESMALLEAYDIPVAPYFFIKDEKDVVKAAEKVGFPAVLKIVSPDIVHKSDVGGVIIGINSLEEMKNAVNKIKENVEKNKPGAQIAGFLAQKMLPKGGIEVIVGGIRDPVFDATIMFGLGGIFVEIFRDVSFRIAPLKEKEALDMIDEIKSKSLLEGYRGDTPKDKKAIAEIIVKAAKLIYENQELKEMDINPVIVYDKGAFAVDARFILNM from the coding sequence ATGTCAGAAAAGGTTAAGGATATAATTGCTGAGGCAAAAAAACAGGGTAGAAAAAAGCTTCTTGAACATGAATCTATGGCCCTTCTTGAGGCCTATGATATACCCGTAGCTCCTTATTTTTTCATTAAAGATGAAAAAGATGTAGTAAAAGCAGCAGAAAAGGTTGGATTCCCAGCTGTTCTCAAAATAGTATCTCCTGATATCGTTCATAAGTCAGATGTTGGCGGAGTCATTATAGGAATTAACAGCCTAGAGGAAATGAAAAATGCTGTGAATAAGATTAAGGAAAACGTGGAGAAGAATAAGCCGGGCGCTCAGATAGCAGGCTTCTTAGCACAGAAGATGCTACCAAAAGGAGGAATAGAAGTAATAGTAGGAGGAATAAGGGATCCTGTTTTTGATGCCACAATAATGTTCGGACTTGGAGGAATTTTTGTTGAAATTTTCAGAGACGTTTCATTCAGAATAGCTCCTCTGAAAGAAAAAGAGGCTCTCGATATGATTGACGAAATCAAGTCAAAAAGCCTATTAGAAGGATATAGAGGAGATACACCTAAGGACAAGAAAGCCATAGCTGAGATAATTGTGAAGGCTGCTAAACTCATTTACGAGAATCAAGAGCTGAAGGAAATGGACATAAATCCTGTTATAGTTTACGATAAAGGTGCATTCGCAGTAGATGCGAGATTTATTCTCAATATGTGA
- a CDS encoding winged helix-turn-helix transcriptional regulator gives MRREISKDPQKIASRYDIIELINAMKHQLPPIKIRNVAKEMGVTEDYVRRRLKKLEKAGLGFRTNFDMRKVGLSTLGIFFRQPILLDSKTRIKGLDENLSYILRWRGNVNLPRPWGIALFYTPFNIDVRENFIKLLTKNGLPEIEEVIEFDITVYDNLDLREDALYNDREKRWKNVLNKIMGDIEKTNNVSNQDDIGREQELKHIDLIDIVILAKLQNNSLTSMSEIARTLGISVSKVNRHLQTHLIGQRIIEGNSLKRRTMNLNDPANLIIIIKGKAESVSLLRIVARYISKTWEFISMLYNSRTADYIVLFMIKNEDMEKLDKHLHKIFGEILGKNYFIGILNKNSVASYTIPFISYNRELKEWDLDQQLMDVMKQKFLELLKY, from the coding sequence ATGAGGAGAGAAATCAGCAAGGATCCCCAAAAGATAGCATCACGCTATGATATAATTGAGCTAATTAACGCTATGAAGCATCAACTTCCCCCAATTAAGATAAGGAATGTTGCAAAGGAAATGGGGGTAACTGAGGACTATGTGAGGAGAAGGCTGAAAAAGCTGGAAAAAGCTGGTTTGGGGTTCAGAACAAACTTCGATATGAGGAAGGTTGGCCTTTCAACGCTTGGGATCTTCTTTAGACAACCAATATTGCTCGATTCAAAGACTAGAATAAAGGGATTGGACGAGAACCTCTCATACATTCTCAGATGGAGAGGCAATGTAAATTTACCGAGGCCGTGGGGAATTGCTCTCTTCTATACACCGTTCAACATCGATGTGAGGGAAAACTTCATTAAACTTCTCACGAAAAATGGTCTGCCTGAGATAGAAGAAGTAATAGAGTTCGATATTACGGTATATGATAATCTTGATTTAAGGGAGGATGCCTTATACAATGACAGAGAAAAAAGATGGAAAAACGTTCTTAATAAGATTATGGGGGATATCGAAAAAACAAATAACGTAAGCAACCAGGATGATATAGGAAGAGAGCAAGAGCTGAAGCATATAGATCTCATTGATATAGTGATCCTTGCAAAGCTACAAAATAATTCACTTACTTCGATGAGCGAGATAGCTAGAACTCTAGGTATAAGCGTAAGTAAAGTAAATAGGCATTTACAGACCCATCTAATCGGACAAAGAATAATTGAGGGCAATTCATTGAAAAGAAGGACAATGAATTTGAACGACCCAGCAAATCTCATCATCATAATAAAGGGAAAGGCTGAAAGCGTTTCTCTGTTGCGTATAGTTGCCAGATACATTTCTAAAACTTGGGAATTTATTTCCATGTTATATAACTCAAGAACCGCTGACTACATTGTGCTTTTTATGATTAAAAACGAGGATATGGAGAAATTGGATAAGCATCTGCATAAAATTTTTGGGGAAATTCTGGGGAAAAATTATTTCATTGGAATACTAAATAAGAACTCGGTAGCATCCTATACAATTCCTTTTATATCGTATAATAGAGAATTGAAGGAATGGGATTTAGATCAGCAGTTGATGGACGTAATGAAGCAGAAGTTTCTTGAGCTTCTGAAATATTAG
- the rsgA gene encoding GTPase RsgA gives MYSKRNMKGIALLPAARIRKIINEICYIIEVVDAINPEGTRSLTLERIIGKYRKPFILVLNKIDLLPRKAREAWINYYKSKGIDPIPVSAKKGKGKKELIDAILSLADKCEGKKAIGMVCGVPKTGKSSIINMLKKKESAQTSPYPGKPGYTKSITLYKITGNVYIYDSPGIFPDPRDPIEKIIRSRSPEKIEDPVKPAISILKSAISSRPEVIAELYDLESFTTEYEILEKIAIKRGWVERISKDPLIDLAAVRVIMDYLSGKLRVYRLPPTSL, from the coding sequence TTGTATAGTAAGCGGAACATGAAAGGCATCGCTTTACTTCCAGCAGCAAGAATTAGAAAAATAATAAATGAAATCTGCTATATTATTGAGGTCGTAGATGCTATAAATCCCGAAGGAACAAGATCACTCACACTTGAAAGAATTATTGGAAAATATAGAAAGCCATTTATTCTTGTTCTAAATAAAATCGATCTTCTTCCAAGAAAAGCGAGAGAGGCTTGGATTAATTATTATAAATCAAAGGGAATTGATCCCATTCCTGTTTCAGCAAAGAAGGGCAAAGGAAAAAAAGAACTAATTGATGCAATTCTCTCTCTTGCGGATAAATGCGAAGGAAAGAAGGCTATCGGCATGGTATGTGGAGTTCCAAAGACAGGCAAGTCATCCATAATCAACATGCTGAAAAAGAAAGAGTCCGCTCAGACAAGCCCATATCCTGGGAAGCCTGGATATACAAAATCGATAACATTATACAAAATCACAGGAAACGTATACATTTATGATTCCCCGGGCATATTCCCAGATCCAAGAGATCCCATAGAGAAAATCATTCGCTCCAGATCTCCTGAGAAGATAGAGGATCCAGTGAAGCCAGCAATCAGTATATTGAAGAGCGCAATATCCTCGCGACCTGAAGTTATAGCAGAGCTCTATGATTTAGAGAGCTTTACAACAGAATATGAAATTCTCGAAAAAATAGCAATAAAAAGGGGATGGGTTGAGAGGATTTCCAAGGATCCCTTAATAGATCTTGCAGCTGTCAGGGTTATAATGGACTATCTTAGCGGAAAGCTCAGAGTTTATAGGCTACCTCCCACAAGCCTTTAA
- a CDS encoding zinc metalloprotease HtpX, which yields MLLIYSPTFLMFGMLLASLLAAVIIGILAVSADKIVRGPPKSLMGLKASMLTTVVVTFMGSIAVIYLVGAYFGLGADWLYSTVALVAIFMVLQWLMSPILIKAIYHTRTPKSEEVWLVNSVADLSKKAGLKEAPRVLIAEVSAPNAFAFGAPLSGNYVAVTRGLLNLLPREEIEAVLGHELGHLKHRDVAALLAISLIPSAIFFLGRMLLTWGWLAGNGRERSNGPLLYVAIGAILFVAGFLFQFLVTHFSRLREYFADSFSAKLTGNPRLLQRGLARLTLIYENNPRMGEEINKSAAMLFIVNYFISMTGGFAFEPSEYWFPNRRKTYVPPKDIDIDAAVEELMKKKESAFLELFSSHPSTPKRLRFLENLRREISKI from the coding sequence ATGCTGCTCATATACTCTCCCACATTCTTAATGTTCGGTATGTTATTGGCTTCGCTGCTAGCTGCTGTCATTATTGGTATTTTGGCTGTCTCTGCCGACAAAATAGTGAGAGGCCCACCAAAGTCATTGATGGGGCTGAAAGCATCAATGCTCACAACAGTTGTAGTGACTTTCATGGGGAGCATAGCAGTAATATATCTTGTAGGGGCGTATTTCGGATTGGGAGCAGACTGGCTCTATTCAACAGTAGCTCTTGTTGCCATTTTCATGGTGCTTCAGTGGCTAATGAGCCCTATACTTATCAAAGCAATTTATCATACAAGGACCCCAAAGAGCGAGGAAGTCTGGCTCGTTAATTCTGTTGCTGACCTAAGCAAAAAGGCTGGTCTGAAGGAGGCTCCGAGAGTTTTAATAGCTGAAGTTTCTGCTCCAAATGCTTTCGCCTTTGGAGCACCACTTTCAGGAAACTATGTTGCTGTAACAAGAGGACTCCTGAATCTCCTCCCTAGAGAGGAAATAGAGGCCGTTCTTGGACATGAACTAGGACATCTGAAGCATCGGGATGTTGCTGCACTCTTGGCAATAAGCTTAATACCTTCTGCTATTTTCTTCTTAGGAAGGATGTTGTTAACTTGGGGTTGGCTGGCTGGTAATGGGAGAGAGAGAAGCAATGGACCTCTCCTTTATGTGGCAATAGGAGCAATTTTATTTGTAGCCGGCTTTCTATTCCAGTTTCTAGTTACGCATTTCAGCAGATTAAGGGAATACTTTGCTGATTCTTTCAGTGCAAAGCTCACTGGAAATCCGCGGTTGTTGCAGAGAGGTTTGGCTAGGCTCACGCTGATTTACGAGAACAATCCGAGAATGGGGGAAGAGATCAACAAATCAGCAGCGATGCTATTTATAGTAAATTACTTCATATCAATGACAGGGGGATTCGCCTTTGAGCCTTCAGAGTATTGGTTCCCTAATAGAAGAAAGACCTATGTTCCCCCCAAAGATATAGATATAGATGCGGCTGTAGAGGAGCTAATGAAGAAGAAGGAGAGTGCTTTCCTTGAGTTGTTCAGCTCACACCCATCCACTCCGAAGAGGCTCAGATTCCTGGAAAATCTGAGAAGAGAGATCTCAAAGATTTAA
- a CDS encoding 2-oxoacid:acceptor oxidoreductase family protein: protein MSNINNEEMIEITWLGRGGQGAVTAAELLAIAAIGEGKAAVAIPEFGAERRGAPVRAYNRLSSSMKELPKTPIVSPNILVVIDPSLVTKAEQYVNFERLRYVVSNTSMSREDLNRFYGGRLSNKEIFTVDASKIALEIFGRPIYNTIMLGALVGSIPLVKIENLENVIKKNFSGKLVELNMKAVSSGINMVKRTVSAGGGI from the coding sequence TTGTCGAATATTAACAATGAGGAAATGATAGAGATAACCTGGTTAGGAAGAGGGGGACAGGGTGCTGTTACAGCGGCAGAGCTCTTAGCAATTGCTGCTATAGGAGAGGGAAAAGCAGCCGTTGCTATTCCAGAGTTCGGAGCAGAGAGAAGAGGGGCTCCAGTGAGAGCCTATAACAGGCTTTCCTCCTCTATGAAGGAGCTTCCAAAAACCCCCATAGTTTCCCCAAACATTCTGGTAGTCATAGATCCAAGCTTGGTAACAAAGGCAGAGCAGTATGTTAATTTTGAGAGATTGCGCTATGTAGTTTCCAATACAAGCATGTCCAGAGAGGATCTAAATCGCTTCTATGGTGGGAGGCTCTCCAATAAGGAGATATTCACAGTTGATGCATCTAAGATTGCTCTAGAAATATTCGGAAGACCCATTTACAACACCATAATGCTAGGAGCACTTGTGGGTTCAATCCCGCTTGTTAAAATTGAGAACCTTGAAAACGTCATAAAGAAGAACTTTTCCGGAAAACTCGTTGAATTGAACATGAAGGCCGTCTCTTCAGGTATAAACATGGTGAAGAGAACAGTTTCTGCAGGTGGTGGAATTTGA
- a CDS encoding 4Fe-4S binding protein yields MKEFKSWKDYPIGGIISEPGSTLELDVSGWRNERPQIDQEKCIRCRICWIFCPDAAIIEEEKPYTTKTGKSYRLTYSVDYVHCKGCGICAQECPAKAIQMIPEV; encoded by the coding sequence TTGAAGGAATTTAAGAGCTGGAAGGATTATCCCATCGGAGGAATCATTAGTGAGCCAGGAAGCACTCTTGAATTAGACGTTAGTGGATGGAGAAACGAGAGGCCGCAGATCGATCAGGAGAAATGTATTAGGTGCAGAATATGCTGGATTTTCTGTCCAGATGCTGCTATTATAGAAGAAGAAAAGCCATACACGACTAAAACAGGTAAGAGCTATAGGCTCACATACAGCGTTGATTATGTTCATTGCAAGGGCTGTGGTATATGTGCTCAGGAGTGCCCTGCCAAAGCTATACAAATGATTCCGGAGGTGTGA